A genomic stretch from Theobroma cacao cultivar B97-61/B2 chromosome 4, Criollo_cocoa_genome_V2, whole genome shotgun sequence includes:
- the LOC108661761 gene encoding uncharacterized protein LOC108661761: MFDIKRARKLESCESRISNENNVMDSQLATEILIQRHENSRSSKRWRMGFYKAGDGYGNIYESNSMEIVSKIITDAKVSTYLGERQVHDSKLPTQSVIFEGSVVGEQKKEIYDQEESWTACAMSSIGTMAGKPHDKFSPSMFLSDPSKKSSRLENCNQDYYTFDNTRNAALYSVGQVWAIYNEEGMPRRYAQIICIDEFPFRLHVSWFNLFQLQPMRENGMN; encoded by the coding sequence ATGTTTGATATTAAGAGAGCTAGAAAGCTGGAGTCCTGTGAATCCAGGATATCCAATGAAAACAATGTTATGGATTCCCAGCTGGCAACAGAAATTTTGATTCAGAGACATGAGAATTCCCGAAGTTCTAAAAGGTGGAGAATGGGTTTTTACAAGGCTGGGGATGGCTATGGAAACATATATGAGAGCAATTCAATGGAGATTGTGTCAAAGATAATTACGGATGCAAAAGTCTCCACTTACCTTGGAGAAAGGCAGGTCCATGATTCTAAATTACCTACTCAATCTGTCATTTTTGAAGGCTCAGTTGTTGGTGAACAGAAAAAGGAGATCTATGATCAAGAAGAAAGCTGGACTGCTTGTGCTATGAGTAGTATTGGGACAATGGCTGGGAAACCTCATGACAAGTTTTCCCCCTCAATGTTTCTCTCTGATCCTAGCAAGAAGTCATCCCGCCTTGAGAATTGCAATCAAGACTATTACACCTTTGATAATACTAGAAACGCAGCACTATATTCTGTTGGTCAGGTTTGGGCTATTTATAATGAAGAAGGCATGCCTAGAAGATATGCACAGATTATTTGCATAGATGAATTCCCATTCAGATTGCACGTCAGCTGGTTCAACCTGTTCCAGTTACAGCCCATGAGAGAAAATGGTATGAATTAA
- the LOC18601128 gene encoding RING finger protein 10, translated as MSILPSQAQGSKASSSSQSLSANPTSNHGNHQTSPPPISFGSLHISNPPPPFPFSNSPPGPLATAQGSGGSSKEVSEVETPNGKRTSPHENRGTNSQFRGKMSVDMVSTRNHQGTGSQGSATHSAGRRAQMMNGNHLLNFHYDPITRSRPQPRGPPPRRQRKIKPYNKDLFLQANYKFVVLDTGSYMPESMDPDKMLLWEDIICVRFSTPFPVQCPICLEYPQCPQITSCGHIFCFPCILQYLLMGEEDHKSECFKRCPLCFVMVSQKDLYTIYIENVGQYRVGDAIEFMLLTRQKDSFVLSQKDEKEMRTTQFGDKDIYDPFSKFTFTSDVDLSVRQAMSDLDSWLARADSGLVDDLEKLPYVCAAMEQLEQRKKYWNEHRASDSSNASRNTICKVESDGLVSIVNASKGKGDTHGFGGGTLSSGADEHNKCLCNSTTDKANGGSGLNGSAAVAESLEAQDTFLSSSYEESKSLQEHIGGFRDAKDNDSYNFYQEVDGQHIILHPLNVKCLLHHYGSYDSIPHRISGRILELETVTQSEAVRRRYRYLSHFSLTTTFQLCEIDLSGVLPPDALLPFMDEIKKREKHRKQLARKERKEKIKAEVAAAVQFTPMISSLGRSSYSDSPTFSMDDFEALGSSTTISSSPVVIGERKLFSNVTRLGFAAAHDSPSLKIDEGNTVQNNDVATDSTGSKNSGTPSFANVISRAKAVENLETPKMNEMGKKGKKASRVLLSTAGGRRY; from the exons atgtcCATCTTGCCCTCACAAGCTCAAGGTTCCAAAGCGTCGTCTTCCTCTCAATCTCTCTCGGCAAACCCTACATCCAATCATGGCAACCACCAAACCTCTCCTCCTCCAATCTCTTTTGGATCTCTCCACATCTCTAATCCTCCCCCTCCGTTCCCCTTCTCCAATTCCCCCCCAG GCCCGTTGGCTACTGCACAAGGTTCAGGTGGATCCTCCAAAGAG GTGAGTGAAGTGGAGACACCAAATGGTAAGAGAACTTCACCACATGAAAACAGGGGGACAAATTCCCAATTTAGAGGGAAAATGTCGGTAGACATGGTTTCTACTCGAAATCATCAAGGCACTGGGTCTCAAGGAAGTGCTACACATTCGGCAGGAAGAAGAGCCCAGATGATGAATGGTAATCACTTGCTGAATTTTCATTATGACCCTATTACTCGCTCTCGTCCACAACCACGAGGACCTCCTCCAAGAAGGCAGCGGAAGATAAAGCCTTATAACAAAGATTTATTCCTTCAGGCAAATTACAAGTTTGTTGTGTTGGATACCGGAAGTTACATGCCTGAATCAATGGATCCAGATAAGATGTTACTATGGGAGGATATTATTTGTGTGAGGTTTTCCACCCCATTTCCAGTGCAGTGTCCAATTTGTTTGGAATATCCTCAATGCCCACAAATAACCTCATGTGGGCATATTTTTTGCTTCCCATGTATTCTGCAATACTTGTTAATGGGTGAGGAGGATCACAAAAGTGAGTGCTTTAAAAGATGCCCTTTATGTTTTGTAATGGTATCCCAGAAGGATTTGTACACCATCTATATTGAGAATGTTGGGCAATACCGTGTGGGAGATGCTATAGAGTTTATGCTTCTCACAAGACAGAAAGATTCATTTGTTTTATCTCAGAAAGATGAAAAGGAGATGCGTACCACACAGTTTGGTGACAAGGACATATATGATCCCTTTTCAAAGTTTACATTTACTTCTGATGTTGATCTGTCAGTCAGACAAGCAATGTCAGATTTAGACAGCTGGTTGGCCAGAGCAGATTCAGGGCttgttgatgatttggagaagCTTCCATACGTTTGTGCTGCAATGGAACAATTAGAACAGAGGAAGAAGTATTGGAATGAGCACCGAGCCTCTGATAGCAGTAATGCCAGTAGAAACACTATTTGTAAGGTGGAGTCCGATGGACTTGTGTCAATTGTGAATGCTTCCAAGGGTAAAGGAGATACACATGGTTTTGGAGGGGGAACACTATCTTCTGGGGCTGATGAACACAATAAGTGTCTTTGTAACTCAACAACAGACAAGGCAAACGGAGGTAGTGGTTTGAATGGAAGTGCTGCTGTTGCTGAATCACTAGAAGCCCAAGACACATTTTTATCTTCATCATATGAAGAAAGCAAGAGCTTGCAAGAGCACATAGGTGGCTTTAGAGATGCCAAAGACAATGACTCTTACAATTTCTACCAG GAAGTTGATGGGCAGCACATCATTCTCCACCCTTTAAATGTGAAGTGTCTCCTACACCATTATGGAAGCTATGATTCAATTCCACACAG AATAAGTGGAAGGATTTTAGAGTTGGAAACCGTCACTCAGTCAGAGGCAGTGAGGAGGCGCTATCGATATTTAAGTCATTTTTCCTTAACAACAACTTTTCAG CTTTGTGAAATTGATTTGAGCGGAGTTCTTCCTCCTGATGCTCTGCTTCCATTTATGGATGAAATCAAGAAGCGTGAGAAACACAGGAAGCAGCTGGCTAGAAAG GAGCGGAAGGAGAAAATCAAGGCTGAAGTTGCAGCTGCAGTGCAATTTACACCCATGATATCCAGTTTAGGGCGGTCCTCTTACAGTGATTCCCCTACATTCTCTATGGATGACTTTGAAG CCCTTGGAAGTTCTACTACGATATCATCCAGTCCCGTGGTCATTGGGGAGAGAAAATTGTTCTCAAACGTTACAAGGCTTGGTTTTGCTGCTGCGCATGATTCTCCTTCATTGAaaattgatgaaggaaatacTGTGCAGAACAATGACGTGGCAACTGATTCCACAG GCTCAAAAAATTCAGGCACACCTTCATTTGCTAATGTAATATCAAGAGCAAAGGCTGTTGAAAATTTGGAGACGCCTAAGATGAATGAGatgggaaagaaaggaaagaaagcgAGTCGGGTCCTTCTGTCAACAGCTGGTGGTCGACGCTATTGA
- the LOC18601127 gene encoding uncharacterized protein LOC18601127 — protein MPVVCGSFNLDRNERTVVEPTLLSHLISTHASEQIETYPQTDVVVKRLVKIQGPKSVFRRCTNNDSDHSFAIPAKSLYKFSHRIPAYRFADQEMDRVSDEMFELNHSAAPGVLDWDMTRGSRCQSTLTLNHATPLHKPSNAEVISLKHEWSLKDFIPEQIWAMYDGRVLMPRRYVLNSKDISWLQDNLPFASGLFRCGETTLNLDLARFSHTVKCEKIGEESLYRIYPEKGEFWALHKNRDGARKRADFKSHHQYQIVEIVKDFSEESGLIAVSLIEVPGRKSFFKRQLQNGHELCQTVTRKEMVRFSHQEPAYTVEGIELYGIPRGSWHLEPDALPPKLSTTVHLWNLDAR, from the exons ATGCCTGTTGTATGTGGGTCATTCAATTTGGATAGGAACGAAAGAACAGTGGTTGAGCCAACATTGCTCTCCCACTTGATATCTACGCATGCAAGTGAACAAATTGAAACTTACCCCCAGACTG ATGTTGTGGTCAAACGCTTGGTTAAAATCCAAGGACCTAAAAGTGTCTTCAGAAGATGCACCAACAATGACAGTGATCATTCTTTTGCAATACCTGCAAAAAGCTTGTACAAGTTCTCCCACAGGATTCCAGCTTATAGATTTGCGGATCAAGAGATGGATAGAGTATCAGATGAGATGTTTGAGCTTAACCACTCGGCTGCCCCCGGTGTCTTGGACTGGGACATGACAAGAGGGAGTCGCTGTCAATCCACCTTGACACTCAACCATGCCACCCCTCTTCATAAACCATCAAATGCAGAGGTGATATCACTAAAACATGAGTGGTCATTAAAAGATTTCATTCCAGAACAAATATGGGCTATGTATGATGGGCGAGTTTTGATGCCTCGAAGATATGTATTG AACAGCAAAGATATATCCTGGCTTCAAGACAATCTGCCATTTGCAAGTGGATTATTTAGATGTGGTGAAACCACTCTTAACTTGGACTTGGCTCGGTTCTCACATACTGTAAAGTGTGAGAAAATTGGGGAGGAGTCTTTGTACAGGATATATCCCGAGAAAGGTGAGTTCTGGGCTTTGCACAAAAACAGGGATGGCGCAAGGAAACGTGCAGATTTTAAGAGTCACCACCAATATCAGATCGTTGAAATTGTTAAGGATTTCTCTGAAGAATCTGGGTTAATTGCAGTCAGCTTGATAGAGGTGCCAGGCCGGAAATCTTTCTTCAAAAGACAGCTGCAAAATGGACATGAGCTGTGCCAGACAGTTACAAGGAAAGAAATGGTCCGTTTCTCTCACCAGGAGCCAGCTTATACTGTTGAAGGAATTGAGTTATATGGAATCCCCAGAGGCTCTTGGCATCTTGAGCCTGATGCATTGCCTCCCAAGCTCAGCACAACAGTACATCTCTGGAATCTAGATGCTAGATGA